GTCGACTGTTACGAGCACGGGCGGGGGCTCATCGCCAGCACCCGCGAACTGGCGGCGCTGTGGCACCTGCCGCACGAGCCCGGCAGCCATGGCCTGCCGCATCCGGAGGTGCCGCAACGCAAGGCCGACCGTGCGCTGCCCCGTCTCGATGACTACCGCCACCGTGACGACCGGCGCCGTGATGACCGGCGCCGTGATGACCGCCACGGTGCCCGGCCGCCGCGCCGCCCGGGCCGGCATCCGGGACACGAGCGGCGCGACGGGTCCGGGGGTGAGCGGGATGCGGCCTGACAGCCACCGCCACGGCCGGCACGGCACCGGCCAGCACGGCCCGGGCCACGACGGTGCGGGGTTGGTGATCACCCCGTTCACCGATCCGGCTCGGCAGTCTCCGAAGCTGCTTGGCGCGACCACTACTGGTCTCGCGGAGCTGGTCGGGGTGAGCGTGCCCGACGCCCGGCATCACCTGCACGTGCAAGGGGTGACCGGGGTGGGTAAGTCCACCTGGCTCGCCCATCACGTGCTCGGCGAGGCCGACGCGGGGCGCGGGGTGGTGCTGCTCGACCCGCAAGGCGACCTCGCCACCAACGTCATCGACCGGCTACCAGGAGACTGCGGGGATCGGCTGGTGATCCTCGACCCCGACGAACACGCGGGCGCCGGCCGCGTTCAACGTCCTGCACGCCCCTGACCCGGGACTGCGGGCGTTGGTGGCCGATGGGGTGGTGTCGGTGTTCCGCCGCCTCTACGCCGCCTCGTGGGGGCCGCGCATGGACGACCTCATGCGCGCCGCCTGCCTCACCCTGATCCGCCGGGACGGCTCGACACTGGCCGATATCGTCCCCCTGCTGCAACACGCCGGATTTCGGCGTGAGGTGCTGGCCGAGGTCGGCGAGCCCGAAGGGCTGGAAGGGTTCTGGGCCGCGTTCGACGAGGCCACCCCGGCGCAGCGGGGCCAGCTGGTCGCGCCGGTCACCTCCCGCCTGCGGTCGGTCCTGACGCGCCCGTTCGC
This Amycolatopsis sulphurea DNA region includes the following protein-coding sequences:
- a CDS encoding ATP-binding protein, translated to MRPDSHRHGRHGTGQHGPGHDGAGLVITPFTDPARQSPKLLGATTTGLAELVGVSVPDARHHLHVQGVTGVGKSTWLAHHVLGEADAGRGVVLLDPQGDLATNVIDRLPGDCGDRLVILDPDEHAGAGRVQRPARP